One window of the Solanum stenotomum isolate F172 chromosome 11, ASM1918654v1, whole genome shotgun sequence genome contains the following:
- the LOC125845957 gene encoding uncharacterized protein LOC125845957, whose amino-acid sequence MKKLLWWAAWSTYEEDFKDQLSALGALSKSAAKDLLKYPPQTWCMAYLDTICKNQIVDNNFTDSFNSWILEARGKPILKMLEDIRIKIMNRLREKEEDASKWTTDYSPKCMKLFTTYMRIAQLCSVYFNGDLGYEVSEGEDRHTMNLVEKKCTCRSWQLTGIPCPHAIKAMLYQKIEPNNEINWWYSKEAYLMTYREKLMPVRGEQFWNVLPEHAMVPPDLVKTVGRPKTKRTREKDAAIKRAGEWAHSRKGTKMTCSKCGETTHNAGTYNFVEGEQGATLKRKRGRTEEESEEESEEEVEEPHGEDYDVNSSAPRPTQDEECHFMSSLQYEPFGHAREPESDSDIRPQVISENSTKLKMRMNQQRATGNRVISFRGDHAGISEPTDLPYSPTNLTWKGKEVVTGNQLERERQKKVDKLKTRKTNGKSQI is encoded by the exons ATGAAGAAACTGCTTTGGTGGGCTGCTTGGAGTACTTATGAGGAAGATTTCAAGGATCAGTTGAGTGCACTTGGTGCATTGTCAAAAAGTGCTGCCAAGGATTTGCTTAAGTATCCACCACAGACATGGTGCATGGCATATTTGGATACTATATGCAAAAATCAAATAGTGGATAATAATTTCACAgattctttcaactcttggatcCTGGAAGCAAGAGGTAAGCCAATCTTAAAAATGCTTGAAGATATAAGAATCAAGATAATGAACAGGTTAAGAGAGAAGGAAGAAGATGCAAGCAAATGGACTACTGATTATAGTCCTAAGTGCATGAAATTGTTCACTACATATATGAGAATAGCTCAATTATGTAGTGTCTATTTTAATGGTGATCTTGGATATGAAGTGTCTGAGGGTGAAGATAGGCACACAATGAACTTGGTTGAGAAAAAATGCACATGTAGGTCATGGCAGTTGACTGGCATTCCATGCCCTCATGCCATCAAAGCTATGTTGTACCAGAAGATAGAACCAAATAATGAAATTAATTGGTGGTACAGTAAGGAAGCTTATTTGATGACATATAGGGAAAAGTTGATGCCTGTAAGAGGTGAACAATTCTGGAATGTATTGCCAGAACATGCAATGGTTCCACCTGATCTTGTGAAAACAGTGGGAAGACCAAAGACCAAAAGAACTAGGGAAAAAGATGCAGCAATTAAAAGAGCTGGAGAGTGGGCTCACTCAAGAAAAGGAACTAAAATGACATGTAGTAAGTGTGGTGAAACAACTCACAATGCAGGAACATACAAT TTTGTTGAAGGAGAACAAGGGGCAACATTGAAGAGAAAAAGGGGCAGAACTGAGGAAGAGTCTGAAGAAGAATCTGAAGAAGAGGTTGAAGAACCCCATGGAGAAGATTATGATGTTAATAGCTCAGCCCCTAGACCAACACAAGATGAAGAATGCCATTTCATGTCCTCACTACAGTATGAACCATTTGGACATGCTAGAGAGCCTGAAAGTGATTCAGATATAAGGCCTCAAGTCATATCTGAAAAtagtacaaaactaaaaatgagGATGAATCAACAAAGAGCAACTGGAAATAGAGTTATATCTTTTAGAGGTGATCATGCTGGAATTAGTGAGCCTACAGATTTACCTTACTCACCCACTAATCTCACTTGGAAAGGAAAAGAAGTTGTCACTGGCAATCAGTTGGAAAGAGAGAGACAGAAAAAGGTGGACAAGTTGAAGACAAGAAAAACTAATGGGAAATCCCAGATTTGA
- the LOC125845958 gene encoding uncharacterized protein LOC125845958 — MLKSKEVNADLSHYKELHPSMTFKDLNEARKIVNLYSLANSKPIVVEKSDRTRLRYKCMIGCPFVLLISQDGKGPGFKNNPQYKLKDMRKDLKDQFNLNASTSKLKRAKRMALQKLLGSFLDDFNRIEAYANELRLSNPGSDIVINLSKDALEQGKRKFLRMYIFFNALKLGWKEGLRPFIRLDGTFLKGQCKRQLLVAMTQDSQNCFYPLAWAVVDKETTRTWIWFLQLLNNSLNLKDGQTITFMSDMQKGLINAVKNVLHLSHHRYCVGHIEAN, encoded by the exons ATGTTGAAATCTAAAGAAGTAAATGCTGATCTCAGTCACTACAAAGAACTTCATCCCTCAATGACATTCAAGGACTTGAATGAAGCAAGAAAAATTGTGAATTTATATTCTCTTGCAAATTCCAAGCCTATAGTAGTGGAAAAAAGTGACAGAACTAGACTAAGGTATAAATGCATGATTGGTTGTCCATTTGTCTTGCTTATTTCACAAGATGGTAAAGGTCCAGGTTTTAAG AATAATCCTCAGTACAAGCTAAAGGATATGAGAAAAGACTTGAAGGATCAGTTCAACTTGAATGCTagtacctctaagttgaaaagaGCCAAGAGGATGGCCCTTCAAAAATTGCTGGGAAGTTTCTTAGATGATTTCAACAGAATTGAAGCTTATGCAAATGAGCTTAGGCTAAGCAATCCTGGTAGTGATATTGTGATTAATTTATCAAAGGATGCATTGGAACAAGGTAAAAGAAAGTTCCTTAGGATGTACATCTTCTTTAATGCTCTGAAGTTGGGATGGAAAGAAGGTTTGAGACCCTTTATTAGACTAGATGGGACCTTCTTGAAGGGTCAATGCAAGAGACAACTTTTGGTGGCTATGACACAAGATTCTCAGAATTGCTTCTATCCATTGGCATGGGCTGTAGTTGATAAGGAGACAACTAGGACATGGATATGGTTTCTACAACTGCTGAACAATTCATTAAATTTGAAAGATGGTCAAACTATCACCTTTATGTCTGATATGCAgaag GGACTGATAAATGCAGTCAAAAATGTCCTTCATTTGTCTCACCATAG GTACTGTGTTGGGCATATTGAGGCCAACTAG